From the genome of Rhizobium sp. NXC24, one region includes:
- a CDS encoding KTSC domain-containing protein, whose product MKELPVSSRIIKSVFFHPDDGRLYIRFKNGEERLFTGVPEEAAQAMVEASSPGQHYIERIRTRFERVA is encoded by the coding sequence ATGAAAGAACTTCCAGTTTCATCGCGGATTATTAAATCCGTTTTTTTCCATCCAGACGATGGCCGTCTTTATATTCGCTTCAAGAACGGCGAGGAGCGTCTCTTTACCGGCGTTCCAGAAGAGGCTGCCCAGGCCATGGTAGAGGCTTCCTCGCCCGGCCAGCACTACATCGAACGTATCCGTACTCGCTTCGAACGCGTTGCTTGA
- a CDS encoding glycosyltransferase has translation MSRPLDIVVLGLSLSSSWGNGHATTFRALLRGLRAEGHKVLFLERDVPWYAAQRDLPDPDFCELSYYHGVDEFIALFRRRLISADAVIIGSYVPEGAAIIDAVAALRPRLLCFYDIDTPVTLAKLGRKDEEYVAGRQMSLFDIYFSFSGGEVIDRLEADYGVVQGKALYCSVDAERYGNTGEVPEWDLGYLGTYSADRQPALEKLLIEPARRLPTMRFVVAGPRYPAEIEWPANVARIEHLPPADHPSFYSRQRFTLNVTRADMSAAGWSPSVRLFEAAACRTPIISDFWRGLDEVFPKDKTIIIARDAAEVVEALTRLPAEKRRRMADAAYQIVCNGHTGRARAKQLVSALINCRQEADQSAQGISA, from the coding sequence ATGAGCCGGCCCCTCGATATCGTCGTCCTCGGCCTTTCGTTGTCCTCTTCCTGGGGCAATGGTCATGCCACCACTTTCCGTGCCCTTCTTAGAGGCCTGCGGGCGGAGGGTCACAAGGTCCTCTTCCTTGAACGCGATGTTCCCTGGTATGCGGCGCAGCGCGATCTACCAGATCCGGATTTCTGTGAGCTCTCATATTACCATGGAGTCGATGAGTTCATTGCGCTCTTCCGGCGCCGCCTGATCTCTGCCGATGCCGTCATCATCGGCTCCTATGTGCCGGAGGGCGCTGCGATAATCGATGCCGTCGCCGCTTTGCGGCCCCGTCTTCTATGCTTCTATGACATCGACACGCCGGTCACCCTCGCAAAGCTCGGTCGAAAGGATGAGGAATATGTCGCGGGTCGGCAGATGTCGCTGTTCGATATCTATTTTTCCTTCTCCGGGGGCGAAGTGATCGACCGGCTTGAAGCGGATTACGGCGTCGTTCAGGGCAAAGCCCTTTATTGTTCCGTCGACGCGGAGCGTTACGGAAATACGGGCGAAGTTCCCGAATGGGATCTCGGTTATCTCGGCACCTACAGTGCCGATCGCCAGCCCGCGCTCGAGAAATTGCTGATCGAGCCGGCTCGCCGGCTGCCGACCATGCGTTTCGTCGTTGCTGGCCCGCGCTATCCGGCTGAAATCGAATGGCCGGCCAATGTTGCCCGTATCGAGCACCTTCCACCGGCCGATCATCCCTCCTTTTATAGCCGGCAGCGATTCACGCTCAATGTGACGCGCGCCGATATGAGTGCGGCTGGTTGGTCGCCCAGCGTTCGCCTCTTCGAAGCCGCCGCCTGCCGCACCCCGATTATCAGCGATTTTTGGCGAGGCTTGGATGAAGTATTTCCGAAAGACAAGACCATCATCATCGCGCGTGACGCCGCCGAGGTCGTCGAAGCCTTGACCCGTCTGCCGGCCGAGAAGCGGCGGCGAATGGCGGATGCCGCCTATCAGATCGTATGCAATGGCCACACCGGTCGCGCTCGGGCAAAGCAATTGGTCTCGGCGCTCATCAACTGCCGCCAGGAAGCCGATCAATCGGCTCAAGGTATTTCAGCGTAA
- a CDS encoding ubiquinone biosynthesis methyltransferase UbiE has translation MSDWLHCNQLSNYVARMVSHDRGDPVRHANLLSSALNELFEISFRSGCASGRLHCNVSRGDGSERIALTFPCAPAQQHRYRDASARAKGGGALQRYLDALADESSVSEEDVILLGLAINYDASLSLQQVEDRALTVVVDIPVEGLLN, from the coding sequence ATGTCCGATTGGCTCCACTGCAATCAGCTCTCAAACTACGTTGCGCGCATGGTGAGCCACGACCGAGGCGATCCGGTCCGCCACGCCAATTTGCTTTCATCCGCGCTCAACGAGCTGTTTGAAATCTCGTTTCGCTCCGGCTGCGCTTCGGGGCGGCTTCACTGCAATGTTTCCCGAGGGGATGGCTCGGAGCGGATTGCTCTGACCTTTCCCTGTGCCCCCGCACAACAACACCGGTACCGTGACGCAAGCGCAAGGGCGAAGGGAGGCGGCGCTCTGCAAAGATATCTCGACGCACTCGCCGATGAAAGCTCAGTCTCGGAAGAGGACGTCATTCTGCTCGGCTTGGCGATCAACTATGACGCATCGCTATCGCTGCAACAGGTGGAAGATCGAGCTCTCACTGTGGTCGTGGACATTCCAGTGGAGGGACTACTGAATTGA
- a CDS encoding NUDIX hydrolase, producing the protein MNQNEPHLARLAAYAETMMNGEMAEQFGAICSRTGADGTIEVLLITTRETHRWTIPKGWPIKGLKPNKVAEREAWEEAGVKGKAEKKPFGYYTYLKVFDSENVMPSMVEVHRLQVKKVCAKFPERKERTLEWLSPSEAATRVQEPELKSLLARLTESPAQTPWQKKLGREKRSLIPPSLSGEAFGKAERQRAT; encoded by the coding sequence ATGAACCAGAACGAACCCCATCTTGCACGCCTCGCAGCATATGCGGAAACAATGATGAATGGCGAGATGGCCGAGCAGTTCGGCGCGATCTGTTCTCGCACCGGCGCCGACGGAACTATCGAAGTTCTCCTCATCACCACACGCGAAACTCATCGTTGGACCATCCCGAAGGGTTGGCCGATCAAGGGTTTGAAACCGAACAAGGTGGCGGAGCGCGAGGCTTGGGAAGAGGCCGGTGTCAAAGGCAAGGCCGAGAAAAAGCCCTTTGGCTACTACACATATCTAAAGGTTTTCGATTCAGAAAATGTTATGCCGTCGATGGTCGAAGTTCATCGTCTCCAAGTCAAGAAAGTATGCGCCAAATTTCCGGAGCGCAAAGAGCGTACCTTAGAATGGTTGTCGCCTTCGGAAGCTGCCACGAGAGTGCAGGAGCCTGAGTTGAAGAGCCTGCTTGCTCGGCTGACGGAATCTCCTGCGCAGACGCCGTGGCAGAAGAAATTGGGGCGAGAAAAGAGATCCTTGATCCCACCGTCACTGTCAGGTGAAGCATTTGGGAAGGCGGAACGCCAAAGGGCGACTTGA
- a CDS encoding TIGR04290 family methyltransferase gives MMAIDAEERQDLRRRIAELGPWFHNLRIEGIETAPDHFLGDYPSFKWRHFKDVVPADLKGCSVLDIGCNAGFYSLEMKRRNADRVVAIDTDPRYLRQAEFVAARTGVDIEFRQMSVYDVAGIKEKFDLVIFMGVLYHLRHPLLALDLLREHVVRDLMLFQCMQRGAETISTLESDYDFSERGIFDRPDYPKLFFIENRYAGDPTNWFIPNKAATEALLRSSGFAILQNPEPEVYLLRCGERDDAVESPPFIYSPNAG, from the coding sequence ATGATGGCCATCGACGCGGAAGAGCGGCAAGATTTGCGCCGACGGATCGCAGAACTCGGCCCCTGGTTTCACAACCTTCGGATCGAAGGGATCGAAACCGCGCCTGACCATTTTCTCGGCGACTATCCAAGCTTCAAGTGGCGACATTTTAAGGACGTGGTGCCCGCAGATCTCAAGGGCTGTAGCGTTCTGGATATCGGCTGCAATGCAGGCTTTTATTCACTGGAGATGAAACGGCGTAACGCCGACCGCGTGGTCGCGATCGATACCGATCCGCGTTATCTCCGACAGGCGGAGTTTGTGGCCGCCCGGACGGGCGTTGATATCGAATTTCGCCAGATGTCGGTCTATGACGTCGCGGGGATCAAGGAAAAATTCGATCTCGTGATTTTCATGGGCGTCCTTTATCATCTCCGCCATCCCCTTCTTGCTTTGGACTTGCTTCGGGAGCACGTCGTCCGCGATCTCATGCTATTCCAGTGCATGCAGCGCGGCGCTGAGACGATTTCGACGCTGGAGAGCGACTACGATTTTTCCGAGCGCGGCATCTTCGACCGGCCCGATTATCCGAAGCTGTTTTTCATCGAGAACCGCTATGCGGGCGATCCGACAAACTGGTTCATACCGAACAAGGCAGCGACGGAAGCGCTGCTTCGAAGCTCGGGTTTTGCGATACTTCAAAATCCCGAGCCTGAGGTCTATCTGCTTCGATGCGGCGAGCGTGACGACGCCGTCGAAAGCCCTCCTTTCATCTACAGCCCCAATGCGGGCTGA
- a CDS encoding Nramp family divalent metal transporter, whose amino-acid sequence MQQKSPQYVHDKENSGLGGALGRGLISGAADDDPSAIGTYASAGARFGPDILWTAPVTLPMMFTIVYLSSKLGQVSGRGLFQAIHDFYPRWLLWIVLTGVVLGNTIEAAADLGGIAASIGLFAPLPAPLLVAIVAAVIFALQIFGSYTLIRNIFRWLALTLAAYVAAAFMAKPDLLATLKGTFIISLEFNKEFLSILVAIIGTTLSAYLYSWQSNEEVEEKIANGQTTLIERKGTSYRELRRSRRDILIGMTFSNLIMYFIILCTGATLHANGQTDIETAAQAAEALKPIAGDAAGYLFAAGVVSVGFLAVPVMTTGAAYDLAQSFGWKGSLHASAREAPTFYVIIAVVTAIAVVTAIAVAMNFLGFNPMKALVWSGIVQGFSTPPLLLLIVLMTNNRRIMGDKVNSRGLNVMAYLTIAAIFAASIGLVVSWFL is encoded by the coding sequence ATGCAGCAGAAATCCCCCCAATATGTTCACGACAAAGAAAACTCTGGCCTGGGCGGCGCCTTGGGCCGGGGTCTCATTTCTGGAGCGGCCGACGACGACCCCTCTGCGATAGGTACCTATGCCAGCGCAGGCGCCCGTTTCGGGCCGGATATCCTGTGGACAGCGCCGGTCACCCTGCCGATGATGTTCACCATCGTCTATCTCTCATCGAAGCTCGGCCAAGTATCGGGTAGAGGTCTGTTCCAGGCGATCCACGACTTCTATCCCCGTTGGCTGCTCTGGATTGTCCTGACAGGCGTCGTCCTCGGCAATACGATAGAAGCCGCCGCAGACCTTGGCGGTATAGCCGCCTCGATCGGCCTCTTCGCGCCCTTGCCAGCGCCCCTCCTCGTGGCGATCGTTGCGGCAGTTATTTTCGCTCTGCAGATCTTTGGCTCCTATACGCTGATCCGCAATATCTTTCGCTGGCTCGCGTTGACCTTGGCCGCCTATGTAGCGGCGGCCTTTATGGCAAAGCCCGATCTCCTGGCAACGCTGAAGGGCACTTTCATCATATCGCTCGAATTCAATAAGGAATTCCTCTCTATACTTGTCGCCATCATCGGCACCACGCTTTCCGCCTATCTTTATAGCTGGCAGTCCAACGAGGAAGTCGAAGAGAAAATAGCAAACGGGCAGACGACCTTGATCGAGCGGAAGGGCACCAGCTACCGCGAACTCAGGCGTTCTCGTCGCGACATACTGATCGGCATGACGTTTTCCAACCTGATCATGTATTTCATCATTCTTTGCACCGGCGCAACGCTGCATGCCAATGGCCAAACCGACATCGAGACGGCTGCGCAGGCGGCGGAGGCGTTGAAGCCGATTGCCGGAGACGCGGCGGGTTATCTCTTTGCCGCCGGTGTCGTTTCCGTCGGCTTTCTCGCGGTGCCGGTAATGACGACCGGTGCTGCTTACGATCTCGCCCAATCGTTCGGGTGGAAGGGTAGCCTGCACGCGAGCGCGCGTGAAGCACCGACATTCTACGTCATCATCGCCGTGGTGACGGCAATCGCCGTGGTGACGGCAATCGCCGTCGCGATGAATTTTCTCGGCTTCAATCCGATGAAGGCGCTGGTGTGGTCAGGCATCGTCCAGGGTTTCTCGACCCCACCCCTTCTGCTGCTCATCGTACTGATGACCAACAACAGGAGGATCATGGGCGACAAGGTCAATTCACGCGGATTGAACGTCATGGCCTACCTGACGATCGCTGCGATCTTCGCCGCGAGCATCGGGCTCGTGGTTAGCTGGTTTCTCTAA
- the rpsU gene encoding 30S ribosomal protein S21: MQVLVRDNNVEQALRALKRKMQREGLFREMKERRAYEKPSERRIREKAQAVSRYRKAARKKMQREGLLAASKRRSSAR, translated from the coding sequence ATGCAGGTTCTGGTCCGAGACAATAACGTCGAGCAGGCGCTTAGGGCGTTGAAAAGAAAGATGCAACGCGAAGGGCTGTTCCGGGAGATGAAGGAACGACGGGCTTACGAAAAGCCCTCTGAGCGCCGTATCCGTGAAAAGGCACAGGCGGTCAGCCGGTATCGCAAGGCCGCTCGCAAGAAGATGCAGCGAGAAGGTCTTCTTGCCGCATCCAAACGAAGATCATCGGCACGATAG
- a CDS encoding alpha/beta hydrolase, translating into MTKVHYRKVDVDGLGVYYREAGDRKNPTLLLLHGFPSSGHMFRDLIPALAADFHLVAPDLPGFGQTDLPPRSAFSYSFDNVAKVIDRFTEVIGLKRFAIYVFDYGAPTGFRLAIWHPDRITGIISQNGNAYEVGLSEGWNPIRAYWNDPSPANRDALRSFLQPEATVWQYTHGVTDTTLISPDGYSLDNHYLAREGATDAQLDLFGDYKSNVALYPEFQAYFRKHQPKFLAVWGKNDPFFLPPGAEAFKRDIPSADIRFFDTGHFALETHCEEIAAAIKDVFSGVE; encoded by the coding sequence ATGACGAAGGTGCACTATCGGAAGGTGGATGTGGATGGGCTCGGCGTCTATTACAGGGAGGCGGGTGATCGAAAGAACCCCACACTTCTCCTGCTGCACGGGTTTCCAAGTTCCGGTCATATGTTTCGCGACCTGATCCCAGCTCTGGCCGCGGATTTTCATCTGGTGGCTCCCGATTTGCCGGGCTTCGGCCAGACCGATCTGCCGCCGCGTTCCGCGTTCTCCTACTCGTTCGACAATGTCGCCAAGGTGATTGATCGCTTTACGGAGGTGATCGGGCTGAAGCGGTTCGCGATCTATGTGTTCGACTACGGCGCGCCGACCGGCTTCAGGCTGGCGATCTGGCACCCGGATCGGATTACGGGGATCATTTCGCAGAACGGCAATGCCTATGAAGTGGGATTGAGCGAAGGCTGGAACCCGATCAGGGCTTACTGGAACGATCCGTCTCCTGCCAATCGCGATGCGTTGAGATCGTTCCTCCAGCCGGAGGCGACGGTATGGCAATATACCCATGGCGTGACGGATACGACGCTGATTTCGCCGGACGGTTATTCCCTCGACAATCACTACCTCGCACGTGAAGGGGCGACCGACGCCCAACTCGACCTCTTCGGCGACTACAAGAGCAATGTCGCTCTTTATCCGGAATTCCAAGCGTATTTCAGGAAGCACCAGCCGAAGTTCCTGGCCGTCTGGGGCAAGAACGATCCGTTCTTCCTGCCGCCAGGCGCGGAAGCGTTCAAGCGAGATATTCCAAGCGCGGACATCAGATTTTTCGACACGGGCCACTTCGCCCTTGAAACGCATTGCGAGGAGATCGCAGCCGCGATCAAGGATGTCTTTTCAGGTGTCGAGTGA
- a CDS encoding DUF1236 domain-containing protein, whose product MTRNLFYILLASAALSLSPVAHSVATAQDSQDSTVLPKTGTKSGSGETQGGTTEKTPGTKSMTKQSSGESGSSDTQSTVKTPKTEATQKSGSGTDTQQSTTSGKTQTETDQSKSSTDTSGTAKTGSQTNTTQENTAKSSTTNTNITVEQQTQVRQVIKEVHTTPVRESEIKTVSVGVSIPHSIRLEPLPPRIVKIIPQYKSYRFFVLDDGRIVIVDPNTFTIVYVLEA is encoded by the coding sequence ATGACTCGCAATCTGTTCTACATTCTCTTGGCGTCTGCCGCTCTTAGCCTCTCTCCAGTGGCTCATTCCGTTGCGACCGCTCAAGATTCACAGGATTCAACTGTCCTCCCGAAAACCGGCACCAAGAGCGGATCCGGTGAGACTCAAGGGGGAACTACGGAAAAAACGCCCGGCACAAAGTCGATGACTAAGCAGAGCTCTGGGGAATCCGGATCGTCCGACACTCAGTCAACCGTCAAAACGCCGAAGACCGAGGCGACCCAGAAATCCGGGTCGGGCACCGATACCCAGCAATCGACAACATCAGGCAAGACGCAGACGGAAACGGATCAGTCCAAGTCCTCCACTGATACAAGCGGCACGGCGAAGACTGGCAGCCAGACGAACACCACTCAGGAAAATACCGCAAAGAGCTCAACCACCAATACCAACATCACCGTTGAGCAGCAAACGCAGGTGCGGCAGGTGATCAAGGAAGTGCACACCACGCCGGTACGCGAGTCGGAAATCAAGACCGTCTCCGTAGGTGTCAGCATTCCGCACTCGATCAGGCTTGAGCCGCTCCCGCCGCGAATCGTCAAGATCATACCGCAATACAAGTCGTACCGGTTCTTCGTACTTGACGACGGTCGCATCGTAATCGTCGACCCCAATACGTTTACGATCGTCTATGTCCTTGAGGCCTGA
- a CDS encoding ABATE domain-containing protein: protein MAERNPPAIFVGDAAGLDFLNSLATPVDRPFEWLNDGEGFIQWLREAGLVPERRLQSIARNAMPGELDSLAAQARSLREWFREFVREHKGRPLDASALEQLEPLNRLLSRDEQFRQIVIAEEEKGTSGLRWRTERQWKSPDALLSPIAEAMGELVCIEEFSDVKACEGQNCTLLFIDRTRGKKRRWCSMAVCGNRAKQAAHRARAN, encoded by the coding sequence ATGGCCGAACGCAATCCACCAGCAATCTTCGTCGGGGACGCCGCTGGTCTTGATTTTCTAAATTCTTTGGCAACCCCGGTCGACAGGCCTTTCGAATGGCTCAACGACGGAGAGGGGTTCATCCAGTGGCTTCGCGAGGCGGGTCTCGTTCCGGAGCGCAGATTGCAGTCCATTGCCAGGAACGCCATGCCCGGAGAACTCGACTCGCTGGCGGCGCAGGCGCGTTCGTTGCGCGAATGGTTCCGAGAATTCGTCAGGGAGCACAAGGGAAGGCCTCTCGATGCCAGCGCGCTCGAGCAGCTCGAACCATTAAACCGCCTGCTGTCGCGGGACGAACAATTTCGCCAAATCGTCATCGCGGAAGAGGAGAAGGGGACGAGCGGATTGCGCTGGAGGACGGAACGTCAGTGGAAATCGCCAGACGCTCTTTTATCCCCGATTGCGGAAGCGATGGGTGAACTTGTTTGCATCGAGGAATTCTCGGATGTCAAAGCGTGTGAAGGTCAGAACTGCACGCTTCTTTTCATCGATCGCACGCGCGGCAAGAAGCGCCGGTGGTGCAGCATGGCGGTTTGCGGTAACCGCGCGAAACAGGCCGCCCACCGCGCCCGAGCCAATTGA
- a CDS encoding DUF1236 domain-containing protein, with the protein MKTKVFSVAALSLALASGYAFAQSSTVNGAAGGAVTGAIVGGPVGAAVGGVAGAIVGTAIDPPPQRVVTYVQEQPMPEDTVVVKEKVVIGQPLPRTVKIRTIPENPKYAYAVVNHERVIVEPSSRKVIQVLDR; encoded by the coding sequence ATGAAAACCAAAGTGTTCAGTGTAGCAGCCCTCTCCCTTGCATTAGCGAGCGGGTATGCTTTCGCGCAGTCGTCAACCGTTAACGGCGCAGCAGGCGGGGCAGTCACCGGTGCCATCGTGGGCGGTCCTGTAGGGGCTGCTGTCGGTGGTGTTGCAGGCGCTATTGTCGGCACCGCTATCGATCCGCCGCCACAGAGGGTGGTCACCTATGTGCAGGAGCAGCCGATGCCCGAGGACACGGTTGTCGTTAAGGAGAAGGTCGTAATTGGCCAGCCGCTGCCGAGAACCGTCAAAATAAGAACGATTCCGGAAAATCCGAAATACGCCTATGCGGTGGTCAACCACGAGCGTGTGATCGTTGAGCCTTCGTCGCGAAAAGTGATCCAAGTGCTTGACCGATGA
- a CDS encoding EAL domain-containing protein: MAASSVIKFDIPLPVSSAPDVLFSFYDCDLNLIMSSERFRAFYGDEKTSQATLFGIYPELDDPSMDMFTEQAGNTGWLRNVQFQRAGEALCDLIIFRPANGFAVVETRNPLRQEPSPDEADRAFLLHEANHDALTGLPNRRQFGARLHEALSGGKSGIALMQLDLDEFKPINDTLGHAAGDIVLQQTAERIRNVLGPGETAYRLAGDEFAVIQLRKGQPAEAERLADALVNAFKKPFLVNGIAVFSGASIGVALAPRDGNEEDQLMRAADIALYAAKSEGRGRARTFEPAMMMVLEQRELLRRSLRVALQHGEFFIEYQPLVDCSGSVAGFEALLRWHHPMMGIIPPSAFIPMAEADGMMPEIGQWVLEEACRQAMTWPPHCMVAVNLSPAEFLTGGFTDRVSQTLDTIGFSAERLELEITEGVLLERTINNLDTLNTLNVLGIQISLDDFGTEYSSLSYLKNFPFDSIKIDKYFIKDLTNDDKSQTIVRFIIALAHGLGMKVTAEGVEDQAQAEWLIAAGCDRLQGYFLGRPLPASSVLEFLQRNDTAKWQSQEK, encoded by the coding sequence ATGGCAGCCAGTAGCGTCATTAAGTTTGACATTCCTTTGCCGGTCAGCAGCGCACCCGACGTGCTTTTCTCGTTTTACGACTGCGATTTGAATCTCATTATGTCGTCCGAGAGGTTCCGGGCGTTCTACGGCGACGAAAAGACCTCTCAGGCCACGCTTTTCGGAATATACCCGGAGCTGGATGATCCCAGCATGGACATGTTCACCGAACAGGCGGGCAATACCGGATGGCTGCGGAATGTGCAGTTCCAAAGAGCAGGCGAGGCGCTATGCGATCTTATCATATTCCGGCCTGCCAATGGTTTCGCAGTTGTTGAGACGAGGAATCCGCTTCGTCAGGAGCCGTCCCCTGACGAAGCGGACCGGGCGTTTCTGCTGCATGAAGCCAATCACGATGCTTTGACCGGCCTGCCGAACCGGCGGCAGTTCGGTGCGCGCCTGCACGAGGCTTTATCAGGCGGAAAGAGCGGCATCGCATTGATGCAGCTCGACCTCGATGAGTTCAAGCCGATCAACGACACTCTGGGTCATGCCGCCGGCGATATCGTCTTGCAGCAGACCGCCGAGCGGATACGCAACGTTCTTGGACCGGGAGAGACCGCATACCGGCTGGCGGGCGATGAGTTTGCCGTAATTCAGCTCCGCAAGGGCCAGCCGGCAGAGGCGGAGCGACTGGCTGATGCGTTGGTGAACGCTTTTAAGAAGCCGTTCCTGGTGAATGGGATCGCAGTGTTTTCAGGCGCAAGTATTGGCGTAGCGCTTGCCCCGCGGGATGGCAATGAGGAGGACCAGCTCATGCGTGCCGCCGATATTGCTCTTTACGCTGCAAAAAGTGAGGGAAGAGGCCGGGCACGCACTTTTGAGCCGGCCATGATGATGGTTCTGGAGCAGCGGGAATTGCTGAGGCGAAGCCTGCGCGTGGCGCTGCAGCATGGCGAATTTTTTATCGAATATCAGCCGCTGGTGGATTGTTCTGGATCCGTCGCCGGTTTCGAAGCTTTGTTGCGGTGGCATCATCCGATGATGGGTATCATCCCACCCTCCGCATTCATCCCAATGGCGGAAGCCGATGGAATGATGCCGGAAATTGGCCAATGGGTCTTGGAAGAAGCCTGCCGGCAGGCAATGACGTGGCCGCCGCACTGCATGGTCGCGGTTAATCTCTCGCCCGCCGAATTCTTGACCGGAGGCTTCACCGACCGGGTATCGCAGACGCTCGACACGATCGGATTTTCGGCTGAACGTCTTGAGCTCGAAATCACCGAAGGTGTTTTGCTCGAGCGCACGATCAACAATCTCGATACGTTGAATACCCTCAATGTCCTTGGTATTCAGATCTCGCTCGATGACTTCGGTACCGAATATTCCTCCCTGAGCTATCTGAAGAACTTCCCCTTCGATTCCATAAAGATCGACAAGTACTTCATAAAGGATCTGACGAACGACGATAAAAGCCAGACGATCGTTCGCTTTATCATCGCGTTGGCGCATGGGCTGGGCATGAAGGTCACAGCCGAAGGCGTGGAAGACCAAGCTCAAGCCGAATGGCTCATTGCCGCCGGCTGCGACCGTTTGCAGGGATATTTCCTTGGTCGACCTCTGCCTGCATCGTCCGTCCTGGAGTTCCTCCAGCGTAACGATACGGCAAAGTGGCAAAGTCAGGAAAAATAG
- a CDS encoding UDP-glucuronic acid decarboxylase family protein — MRHGTRKNILVAGGAGFVGSHLCDALLAGGNKVICVDSYLTSSPDNIRPLQNHPDFTVIEQDICDALDIREPLDQIYNLACPASPPFYQADPIHTMMTSVTGTGNLLRLAARHGASFLQASTSEVYGDPEEHPQREDYWGHVNCIGPRACYDEGKRAAETLCFDSLRTGQVDARVVRIFNTYGPRMQPNDGRIVSNLIVQALRNEPLTIYGDGAQTRSFCYVSDLFDGLIRLMNVQPNAGLPVNLGNPGEFTIAELAEMVLQMVPTRSTIIHKPLPPDDPQRRRPDISRAKQLLHWEPKVALADGLARTIAWFSQTLAEKPVVERANRRRIPIKSSTELPLGA, encoded by the coding sequence ATGCGGCATGGGACCAGAAAAAACATTCTCGTTGCCGGTGGTGCGGGATTTGTCGGCTCGCATCTTTGCGATGCCCTGCTTGCCGGCGGCAACAAGGTGATCTGCGTCGATAGCTATCTGACGAGTTCGCCCGACAATATCCGGCCGCTGCAGAACCATCCGGATTTCACTGTCATCGAGCAGGATATCTGCGATGCGCTGGATATCCGCGAGCCGCTCGATCAGATCTATAACCTGGCTTGCCCGGCATCTCCGCCGTTTTACCAGGCGGACCCGATCCACACCATGATGACGAGCGTTACCGGCACCGGCAATCTGCTGCGGCTTGCAGCGCGTCACGGCGCGTCGTTCCTGCAGGCGTCCACGAGCGAGGTTTACGGCGACCCGGAAGAGCATCCGCAACGGGAGGACTACTGGGGCCATGTCAATTGCATCGGACCCCGTGCCTGCTACGACGAAGGCAAGCGGGCAGCCGAGACACTTTGCTTCGACAGCCTTCGCACGGGCCAGGTGGATGCGCGCGTCGTCCGCATCTTCAACACTTACGGCCCGCGCATGCAGCCCAATGACGGACGCATCGTTTCCAATCTCATCGTACAAGCGCTGCGCAACGAGCCTTTGACCATCTATGGGGATGGGGCGCAGACGCGGTCTTTCTGCTATGTCTCCGATCTCTTCGACGGGCTGATACGGCTGATGAATGTCCAACCGAATGCCGGCTTGCCGGTCAATCTCGGCAATCCCGGCGAATTCACAATCGCCGAACTTGCGGAAATGGTTCTGCAGATGGTGCCGACGCGTTCGACGATCATTCATAAGCCGCTGCCCCCGGACGATCCACAGCGGCGCCGTCCGGATATTTCGCGGGCGAAGCAGTTGCTGCATTGGGAGCCGAAGGTTGCTCTCGCTGATGGGCTGGCGCGCACGATCGCATGGTTCAGCCAGACACTTGCCGAAAAGCCGGTCGTCGAGCGCGCAAATCGTCGGCGCATACCGATCAAAAGTTCAACGGAATTGCCGCTCGGAGCATGA